In Sulfitobacter sp. W027, a single window of DNA contains:
- the rseP gene encoding RIP metalloprotease RseP: MGFLPEFGGLIWTILAFVVALSVIVAIHEYGHYIVGRWTGIKADVFSLGFGPVLFSRMDKRGTRWQFALLPFGGYVKFAGDSNAASGKDETAMQALAEDPEALRHTMHGAPLYARALTVAAGPVFNFALSIIIFFAVAMTAGTARDPLTVGELRDLPNAAFELQSGDVLRAVEGTPVPSLAAGEGYGDFLTNLPQEAVLSYDITRDGAELTVPGPYLMPPLVSNVAPQSAAQEAGLRSGDVITAVNGKEIVAFGELKEVVEASEGAPQELTVWRDGETLAFTLVPKATDEPQPDGSFVQNLRIGIVGGMAFVPATDTPGVGEALGVGLENTWRIITGSISGLREMIVGNISTCNLSGPVGIAQTSGAMASQGAQSFIYFIAVLSTAVGLLNLFPIPALDGGHLVFYAYEAVTGKPPSDGALRVLMTLGITLVLTLMLFALGNDLFCP; the protein is encoded by the coding sequence ATGGGATTTTTGCCGGAGTTCGGCGGGCTGATCTGGACGATATTGGCTTTTGTCGTGGCGCTTTCGGTGATCGTGGCTATCCACGAATACGGCCATTACATCGTGGGTCGTTGGACCGGGATTAAGGCGGATGTCTTTAGCCTCGGGTTCGGCCCGGTGCTGTTTTCCCGTATGGATAAGCGCGGCACACGCTGGCAGTTCGCGCTGCTGCCCTTCGGCGGCTATGTGAAGTTTGCGGGCGATTCCAATGCCGCATCCGGTAAGGACGAAACCGCGATGCAGGCGCTGGCTGAAGACCCCGAGGCGTTGCGCCACACAATGCATGGTGCACCGCTTTATGCCCGTGCGCTGACCGTGGCGGCGGGGCCTGTGTTCAACTTTGCCCTGTCGATCATCATCTTCTTTGCCGTTGCGATGACTGCAGGCACCGCGCGTGACCCGCTGACCGTGGGGGAGTTGCGTGATCTGCCGAATGCGGCGTTTGAATTGCAATCCGGTGACGTACTGCGCGCTGTCGAAGGCACCCCGGTGCCATCGCTCGCCGCCGGTGAGGGCTATGGCGATTTCCTGACGAACCTGCCGCAGGAAGCGGTGCTGAGCTATGACATCACCCGCGATGGTGCGGAACTGACCGTGCCCGGCCCCTATCTGATGCCGCCGCTGGTCAGCAATGTCGCCCCGCAATCGGCGGCGCAGGAGGCTGGTCTGCGCAGTGGTGACGTCATCACCGCGGTAAACGGGAAAGAGATCGTGGCCTTTGGCGAGTTGAAAGAGGTCGTCGAGGCCTCCGAAGGGGCGCCGCAGGAATTGACCGTCTGGCGCGATGGCGAGACCTTGGCCTTTACCCTTGTTCCCAAAGCGACGGATGAGCCGCAGCCCGATGGCAGCTTTGTTCAAAACCTGCGCATCGGCATCGTTGGCGGCATGGCCTTTGTACCTGCCACCGATACGCCCGGCGTAGGCGAGGCGCTTGGCGTGGGTCTGGAGAACACATGGCGCATCATTACAGGCTCGATCTCGGGTCTGCGCGAGATGATTGTCGGCAATATCAGCACCTGTAACCTCAGCGGCCCGGTGGGCATTGCCCAGACCTCGGGCGCAATGGCGAGCCAGGGGGCGCAATCCTTCATCTATTTCATCGCGGTGCTGAGCACGGCGGTCGGGCTGCTGAACCTTTTCCCGATCCCGGCTCTGGATGGCGGGCATCTGGTGTTTTACGCCTATGAGGCCGTGACCGGCAAACCGCCGAGCGACGGCGCGCTGCGGGTCTTGATGACCCTTGGCATTACGCTGGTGCTGACCTTGATGCTCTTCGCACTTGGGAATGATTTGTTCTGCCCGTGA
- the dxr gene encoding 1-deoxy-D-xylulose-5-phosphate reductoisomerase codes for MPRKISILGATGSIGQNTIDLIRREAHAYDVVALTGAGNIAQLAEDAKALKAEIAVTAREDLLDDLRDALSGSGIEAAAGSEAITEAASRPADWTMSAIIGAAGLAPGMAALRQGGTLALANKESLVCAGALIMGEAKRHGATILPVDSEHSAVFQALVGEDMAAVERVIITASGGAFRDWPLEDLPHATLDQASNHPNWDMGQRITIDSASMFNKAMEVIETREFFGVSPEAIEVLVHPQSMIHALVGFCDGGLMAHVGPPDMRHAIGYALHHPQRAPLPVERLDLTKIGRFDFTAPDDARWPALRLAREVMAAGGLMGAVFNAAKEVALDGFIGGQLRFTQMAEIVEEVLDARASDASLGWGSDDMTLDLVGEADHLARKAAKAAILKRAG; via the coding sequence ATGCCACGCAAAATTTCGATACTGGGGGCGACCGGGTCCATCGGTCAGAACACGATTGATCTGATCCGCCGGGAAGCTCACGCCTATGACGTCGTAGCGCTGACCGGCGCGGGCAATATCGCCCAGCTGGCCGAGGACGCGAAAGCGCTGAAGGCCGAGATTGCGGTCACTGCCCGCGAAGACCTGTTGGACGATCTGCGCGATGCGCTCAGCGGCAGTGGGATCGAGGCAGCGGCGGGGTCCGAGGCGATTACCGAGGCGGCATCCCGCCCGGCTGATTGGACCATGTCGGCGATCATCGGCGCGGCAGGGCTGGCACCGGGGATGGCCGCCCTGCGCCAAGGCGGGACGCTGGCGCTGGCCAATAAGGAATCGCTCGTTTGCGCCGGAGCGCTGATCATGGGCGAGGCCAAGCGCCATGGCGCGACGATCCTGCCGGTCGACAGCGAACATTCCGCCGTTTTTCAAGCGCTGGTGGGGGAAGACATGGCCGCCGTTGAGCGCGTCATCATCACCGCCAGCGGCGGGGCGTTTCGGGATTGGCCGCTCGAAGATTTGCCCCACGCAACGCTTGACCAAGCGTCGAACCATCCCAATTGGGACATGGGCCAGCGCATCACCATCGACTCGGCGTCGATGTTTAACAAGGCGATGGAAGTTATTGAGACGCGGGAGTTTTTCGGTGTCTCGCCTGAGGCTATCGAAGTGCTGGTGCATCCGCAGTCGATGATCCATGCGCTGGTGGGTTTTTGCGACGGTGGGTTGATGGCCCATGTCGGCCCGCCTGACATGCGTCACGCGATCGGCTATGCGCTGCACCATCCGCAGCGGGCACCTTTGCCGGTGGAGCGGCTGGATCTCACCAAAATCGGGCGGTTCGATTTCACCGCGCCCGACGACGCCCGCTGGCCCGCACTGCGCCTCGCGCGGGAGGTTATGGCGGCAGGTGGCTTGATGGGCGCGGTCTTTAACGCGGCCAAGGAAGTGGCGCTGGATGGCTTTATCGGCGGGCAGTTGCGCTTTACCCAGATGGCCGAGATCGTCGAGGAAGTGTTGGACGCACGTGCTTCTGACGCGTCTTTGGGCTGGGGCAGCGACGATATGACACTTGATCTGGTGGGCGAAGCCGACCATCTCGCACGTAAGGCTGCTAAGGCCGCAATTCTAAAAAGGGCAGGGTAG
- a CDS encoding OmpH family outer membrane protein produces the protein MRRAFIPFVMMLAGVTPGLAQQTPAAEPHSSAAGTAQGVISPVLTIDSERLFRESAFGERVTREIEAQSEQLAAENREIEAALEAEERDLTEKRAQMEPAKFRVLADAFDEKVQRTRAEQAAKNRTLNEVLDLERDRFLSAAAPVLEQLMRNSDAAVILERRRVFVSSSAIEVTDQAISLLDEAIGSGLSEAD, from the coding sequence ATGCGCCGCGCCTTCATCCCCTTTGTGATGATGCTGGCCGGGGTCACCCCCGGCCTCGCGCAGCAGACCCCTGCGGCAGAGCCACATTCAAGCGCGGCGGGCACCGCGCAGGGTGTGATCAGCCCAGTGCTAACAATCGATTCTGAACGCCTGTTTCGCGAAAGCGCTTTTGGCGAGCGTGTAACGCGCGAGATCGAGGCGCAAAGTGAGCAATTGGCCGCCGAGAACCGTGAGATTGAAGCAGCCCTTGAGGCGGAAGAGCGCGACCTCACCGAAAAACGCGCGCAGATGGAACCGGCAAAGTTTAGGGTGCTGGCCGACGCCTTTGACGAAAAGGTGCAGCGCACCCGTGCGGAGCAGGCCGCAAAAAACCGCACACTGAACGAGGTGCTCGACCTTGAGCGGGATCGGTTTTTGTCCGCAGCGGCCCCGGTATTGGAGCAGTTGATGCGTAATTCCGACGCGGCGGTCATTCTTGAGCGGCGGCGTGTCTTTGTTTCCTCCTCGGCGATTGAGGTCACGGATCAAGCGATTTCGCTGTTGGATGAGGCCATCGGAAGCGGTCTGTCCGAGGCGGACTAA
- a CDS encoding LpxI family protein, translating into MSLALIAGRGGLPARVAAAQDVPPLVCAYEGCAPDGLKADLTFRLETLGSLLAHLLGVGIREVCLCGAIDRPTLDPAKLDMRTAPLVPQFKQALAAGDNGALEVIKTIFEDHGLQVVGADELVPDLLADSGVLSRELPDEQMRRDAARGMAVLDGLASLDIGQACVIGREQVYGVETIGGTDHLLATLPEAMQGARAVLCKGPKAGQIREIDLPTIGPDTLRAAHAAGLAGVVVKAGGVILLERDACVALADELGLVLWVREEGAA; encoded by the coding sequence ATGAGCCTTGCGCTGATCGCCGGACGCGGCGGCCTGCCCGCGCGGGTGGCGGCGGCGCAGGACGTGCCGCCTTTGGTCTGCGCCTATGAGGGTTGCGCGCCGGATGGGTTGAAGGCGGATCTGACCTTCCGGCTGGAAACGCTTGGCAGTCTTTTGGCGCATCTTTTGGGCGTGGGCATCCGCGAGGTTTGTCTGTGCGGCGCAATCGACCGACCAACGCTTGATCCGGCAAAGCTCGACATGCGCACAGCGCCCTTGGTGCCGCAGTTCAAACAGGCACTGGCAGCGGGTGATAATGGTGCGCTTGAGGTGATCAAGACGATTTTCGAGGATCACGGCCTGCAGGTAGTCGGTGCCGATGAATTGGTGCCCGACCTGCTGGCCGACAGCGGTGTGCTGTCGCGCGAACTGCCCGACGAACAAATGCGCCGGGATGCGGCGCGCGGCATGGCAGTGCTGGACGGTTTGGCAAGCTTGGACATCGGACAGGCCTGCGTGATCGGGCGTGAACAGGTTTATGGGGTCGAGACCATCGGGGGTACGGATCACCTGCTTGCAACCCTGCCGGAGGCTATGCAGGGCGCGCGCGCAGTGCTCTGCAAAGGCCCGAAGGCTGGCCAAATCCGCGAGATCGACCTGCCCACAATCGGACCCGACACGCTGCGCGCCGCCCATGCGGCGGGGCTGGCGGGCGTGGTCGTCAAAGCAGGCGGCGTGATACTGTTGGAGCGTGACGCCTGCGTGGCGCTTGCTGATGAGCTTGGTCTGGTGCTCTGGGTCCGAGAGGAGGGCGCGGCGTGA
- a CDS encoding phosphatidate cytidylyltransferase, whose amino-acid sequence MKSPEQWSDLRARMLSASAMILIGLLGIWLGGVAFHLLVALVCGLMVWELVGMLRGPGQAASWQLGLVTGAAVLASVYLPVGFGLPLLLAPALLGFGLLAANRTLYMSFTAMILLAGFGLIQLRDDMGFGWLMWLVLVVVVTDVVGYFAGRAIGGPKFWPKVSPKKTWSGTASGWVGAAVVGLIFSFNTGFGFQLVGISVALSMASQMGDMAESGMKRKMGVKDSSALIPGHGGLLDRFDGMLGAAVFLLIVGPLIGFPPGVN is encoded by the coding sequence ATGAAATCACCTGAACAATGGTCCGACCTCCGCGCGCGGATGCTATCGGCCAGTGCGATGATCCTGATCGGTCTGCTGGGCATCTGGTTGGGGGGCGTTGCCTTTCACCTTTTGGTGGCGCTGGTCTGCGGTCTGATGGTTTGGGAGCTTGTCGGCATGCTGCGCGGCCCCGGTCAGGCGGCCTCTTGGCAGCTTGGGCTGGTGACGGGCGCGGCGGTGTTGGCGTCGGTCTATCTGCCGGTAGGCTTTGGCCTGCCGCTGCTGTTGGCACCTGCGCTTTTGGGCTTTGGCCTGCTGGCGGCCAACCGCACGCTCTACATGAGCTTTACCGCCATGATCCTGCTGGCGGGCTTTGGCCTGATCCAACTGCGCGATGACATGGGCTTTGGCTGGTTGATGTGGCTGGTGTTGGTGGTCGTGGTCACCGATGTGGTGGGCTATTTCGCCGGCCGTGCCATCGGTGGGCCCAAGTTTTGGCCAAAGGTCAGCCCCAAGAAAACTTGGTCCGGCACCGCCTCGGGCTGGGTCGGCGCGGCTGTTGTTGGGCTGATCTTTTCCTTCAACACAGGCTTTGGGTTCCAGCTCGTTGGCATCTCGGTCGCGCTGTCGATGGCCTCGCAAATGGGCGATATGGCGGAATCGGGTATGAAGCGGAAGATGGGCGTCAAAGACAGCTCGGCGCTGATCCCCGGCCATGGCGGTCTGTTGGACCGTTTCGATGGGATGTTGGGTGCTGCTGTATTTTTGCTGATCGTTGGGCCGCTGATTGGCTTCCCGCCGGGCGTGAACTGA
- the uppS gene encoding polyprenyl diphosphate synthase: MSTAETQPQTIPGGPRHVAIIMDGNGRWATQRGRPRLFGHHAGAKRVREIVECCPDVGVEYLTIFAFSTENWKRTQVEVAGLMSLFRRYISKEMRSLSEYGARVRFIGDRDRLDDKLIKLMGELEDHTAHNTRINLTIALNYGGRDEVARATHRLAQDVASGKLDPDSVDEETLPRYLDTHVLPDPDLVIRTSGEARISNFLLWQSAYAEYEFIDTLWPDFTREEFARLCAAYGGRDRRFGAVKT, from the coding sequence ATGAGCACCGCCGAAACCCAGCCCCAGACGATACCCGGCGGGCCACGCCATGTGGCGATTATCATGGACGGCAATGGCCGTTGGGCCACCCAACGCGGGCGGCCCCGGCTTTTTGGCCACCACGCCGGTGCCAAGAGGGTGCGCGAGATCGTGGAATGCTGCCCTGATGTGGGGGTGGAATATCTGACGATCTTTGCGTTCTCGACCGAGAATTGGAAACGCACGCAGGTCGAAGTGGCGGGGCTTATGTCGCTGTTTCGGCGCTATATCTCCAAAGAAATGCGCAGCCTCAGCGAATATGGCGCGCGGGTCCGTTTCATCGGGGATCGCGACCGGCTGGATGACAAGCTGATCAAACTGATGGGAGAGCTTGAGGACCACACCGCGCATAACACCCGCATCAATCTGACGATTGCGCTCAATTACGGGGGCCGCGATGAGGTGGCCCGCGCCACGCACCGCTTGGCCCAAGATGTCGCCAGCGGCAAACTTGACCCCGACAGCGTGGACGAAGAGACCCTGCCGCGCTACCTCGATACCCATGTGCTGCCCGACCCCGATCTGGTGATCCGCACCAGCGGCGAGGCGCGGATTTCGAACTTTCTGCTGTGGCAGTCGGCCTATGCGGAATATGAGTTCATCGACACGCTGTGGCCGGATTTCACCCGCGAGGAATTCGCCCGGCTCTGCGCCGCCTATGGCGGGCGTGACAGGCGGTTCGGTGCGGTCAAGACCTGA
- the lpxA gene encoding acyl-ACP--UDP-N-acetylglucosamine O-acyltransferase, giving the protein MSNIHPSAVIEEGAQIDPSAKIGPFCVVGPEVVLKADVELKSHVVVTGQTEVGAGTMIFSFAVIGEIPQDLKFKGEASRLVIGERNRIREHVTMNCGTEGGGGVTRVGDDGLFMAGCHIAHDAIVGNRVIVVNSAAVAGHCVLEDDVIIGGLSGIHQWVRIGQGAIIGAVTMVTNDVIPYGLVQAPRGDLDGLNLVGLKRAGVARSDITALRAAFQMLAQGEGTFSDRARRLGDETQSDYVRQIVDFVMADTGRHFLTPK; this is encoded by the coding sequence ATGAGCAATATCCACCCCAGTGCCGTGATCGAAGAGGGGGCGCAGATCGACCCTTCGGCCAAGATCGGCCCCTTCTGCGTGGTCGGCCCTGAGGTCGTGCTGAAGGCGGATGTGGAGTTGAAATCCCACGTTGTCGTGACGGGCCAGACCGAGGTTGGCGCAGGCACGATGATTTTCTCCTTCGCCGTGATCGGTGAGATTCCGCAAGACCTGAAGTTCAAGGGCGAAGCGAGCCGTCTGGTGATTGGCGAACGCAACCGCATCCGCGAGCATGTCACGATGAACTGCGGCACCGAAGGCGGTGGCGGCGTGACGCGTGTGGGCGACGACGGGCTGTTCATGGCGGGCTGTCACATCGCTCATGATGCCATCGTGGGCAATCGGGTGATCGTGGTGAACTCTGCCGCCGTCGCGGGCCACTGTGTGCTTGAGGATGACGTCATCATCGGCGGGCTGTCGGGCATCCACCAATGGGTGCGCATCGGGCAGGGCGCGATCATCGGCGCGGTGACCATGGTGACCAATGACGTGATCCCCTACGGCCTTGTGCAAGCGCCACGCGGTGATCTGGACGGGTTGAACCTTGTCGGGCTGAAGCGCGCCGGTGTGGCACGTAGCGACATCACGGCGCTCAGGGCCGCGTTCCAGATGCTGGCGCAGGGCGAGGGGACATTCTCGGACCGGGCGCGGCGTTTGGGGGACGAGACCCAGAGCGATTATGTGCGCCAGATCGTTGATTTTGTCATGGCCGATACGGGCCGCCATTTCTTGACGCCGAAATGA
- the fabZ gene encoding 3-hydroxyacyl-ACP dehydratase FabZ gives MTEELLRADIQLIQRILPHRYPFLLVDKVEEINGTESAVGYKNVTMNEPHFQGHFPGTPIMPGVTIVEAMAQTAGVMVGTALGMQDRDMLIYFMSIDKCKFRRKVGPGDVLRMDLKTLRGKPGAKIWKFGGVATVDGEMAAEAEFMAMLDLPQDAA, from the coding sequence ATGACCGAAGAGCTGCTGCGCGCCGATATCCAATTGATCCAGCGCATCCTGCCGCACCGCTACCCGTTTTTGCTGGTCGACAAAGTGGAAGAGATCAACGGCACTGAAAGTGCTGTCGGCTATAAGAACGTCACTATGAACGAGCCACATTTTCAGGGCCACTTCCCCGGCACGCCGATCATGCCGGGCGTCACTATCGTTGAGGCGATGGCCCAGACGGCAGGCGTGATGGTGGGCACCGCTCTTGGCATGCAGGACCGCGACATGCTGATCTATTTCATGTCGATCGACAAATGTAAGTTCCGCCGCAAGGTCGGCCCCGGCGATGTGCTGCGGATGGACCTGAAAACCCTGCGCGGCAAGCCGGGTGCGAAAATCTGGAAATTTGGGGGTGTGGCCACCGTAGATGGTGAAATGGCCGCCGAGGCCGAGTTCATGGCGATGCTGGACCTGCCACAGGACGCGGCATGA
- the bamA gene encoding outer membrane protein assembly factor BamA has protein sequence MPIEWAQRSNVGKTLRGASLCVMLSVAWLVPGSQAQAQQYQFNTVVIEGNERIGDSAILRRAGIGRGQAVSGGQLNDAYQNLQNSGLFESVSIEPQGGTLVITVVELPTLNRVSFEGNRRIKDEMLAALIGSTERRVFNPSQAEQDAAAIAEAYSNEGRLSARVQPRIIRRDQNRVDLVFEIFEGDNVEIERLSFVGNRVYSDRRLRRVLGTKQAGLFRRLVKRDTYVEGRVEADKQMLRDFYLSRGYVDMRTEAVNAELTEERDGVFVAYNITEGQQFRFGNVSVESEVPGLNAAVYRDLLKIRPGVIYSPTLIENDIARIERQAIRDGVDFLRVEPVIDRNDRDLSLNVTYKLSRGERIFVERIDIEGNTTTLDRVIRREFDSVEGDPFNPREIRQAAERIRALQYFETAEVNARQGSSPEQVVIDVDVEEKPTGSLNFGGSFSNNDGFGVAVSFQEDNFLGRGQRLNLSISTAEDATRYGVTFVEPRFLGRDVALGLKLDYAETNSSYSSYDTERLVFQPSLTFPVSENGRLSTRYTLEGIEMLERDDEDSSATIANEIAEGALFSSSLGYTYTYDTRRTGLDPTQGILFEFGQDFAGLGGDNEYIKTTAKLGAEKRIFNEEVTLRATLEGGALAWNSGTNRAVDRFILGPSIMRGFEPGGIGPRDQSNGVDDALGGNLFAVARFEAEFPLGLPEEYGITGGVFYDVGNLWDLSDVDTTGGTIVGEGGSFRHVIGFSVFWDTPLGPLQFNVSDALKKESFDKEQSFEVTLRTTF, from the coding sequence ATGCCCATCGAGTGGGCGCAGCGCAGCAATGTTGGCAAGACCCTTCGGGGCGCATCGCTTTGTGTCATGTTGTCCGTTGCATGGCTTGTGCCGGGCAGCCAAGCGCAGGCGCAGCAATACCAGTTCAACACGGTCGTCATCGAAGGCAACGAGCGGATCGGCGACAGCGCCATTCTGCGGCGGGCTGGCATCGGGCGCGGGCAGGCGGTGTCGGGCGGGCAGTTGAACGACGCCTACCAGAACCTGCAAAATTCGGGCCTGTTTGAATCCGTTTCCATTGAGCCGCAGGGCGGCACGTTGGTCATCACTGTGGTGGAACTGCCGACGCTGAACCGGGTCAGCTTTGAGGGCAACCGCCGCATCAAGGATGAGATGCTGGCCGCGTTGATCGGCTCGACCGAGCGCCGGGTGTTCAATCCTAGCCAAGCCGAGCAAGACGCCGCCGCCATCGCCGAGGCTTATAGCAACGAAGGCCGCCTGTCGGCCCGTGTGCAGCCCCGCATCATCCGCCGCGACCAAAACCGCGTCGATCTGGTGTTCGAAATTTTCGAAGGCGACAACGTGGAGATCGAGCGCCTGAGCTTTGTCGGCAACCGCGTCTATTCCGACCGCCGTCTGCGCCGCGTGCTGGGCACCAAACAGGCGGGTCTGTTCCGCCGATTGGTTAAGCGTGACACCTATGTTGAAGGCCGGGTTGAGGCCGACAAGCAGATGCTGCGCGATTTCTACCTGTCGCGTGGCTATGTCGACATGCGCACCGAAGCGGTCAACGCCGAGTTGACCGAAGAGCGGGATGGCGTTTTTGTCGCCTATAACATCACCGAAGGGCAGCAGTTCCGTTTTGGCAATGTTTCGGTGGAATCCGAAGTGCCGGGGCTGAACGCTGCCGTATACCGCGACCTGCTCAAGATCCGCCCCGGTGTGATCTACTCTCCCACTTTGATCGAGAATGACATCGCCCGGATTGAGCGCCAAGCGATCCGCGATGGTGTCGATTTCCTGCGCGTTGAGCCGGTGATTGACCGCAACGACCGCGATCTGTCATTGAACGTCACCTACAAGCTGTCCCGTGGGGAGCGTATCTTTGTTGAGCGGATCGACATTGAAGGCAACACCACCACGCTTGACCGCGTGATCCGCCGCGAGTTCGACAGCGTGGAGGGTGACCCGTTCAACCCGCGCGAAATCCGCCAAGCGGCAGAGCGTATCCGCGCGCTGCAGTATTTTGAGACGGCAGAGGTTAATGCCCGCCAAGGCTCCAGCCCAGAGCAGGTCGTGATTGACGTTGATGTGGAAGAAAAGCCCACAGGCTCGCTGAACTTCGGTGGCTCCTTTTCGAACAACGATGGTTTTGGTGTGGCGGTCAGCTTTCAGGAGGATAACTTCCTGGGCCGTGGCCAAAGGCTGAACCTGTCGATCTCTACCGCCGAAGATGCCACGCGCTATGGCGTGACCTTCGTCGAGCCGCGCTTCCTTGGGCGCGATGTGGCCCTTGGCCTCAAGCTTGATTACGCGGAAACCAATTCGTCCTATTCCAGCTATGACACCGAACGCTTGGTGTTCCAGCCCAGCCTGACCTTCCCGGTCAGCGAGAATGGCCGTCTGTCGACGCGCTATACGCTCGAAGGGATTGAGATGTTGGAGCGTGATGACGAGGATAGCAGCGCCACCATCGCGAATGAGATCGCGGAAGGCGCGTTGTTCTCCTCCTCCCTCGGCTACACCTACACCTATGACACCCGCCGCACCGGGCTGGACCCGACACAGGGCATTCTGTTCGAGTTCGGGCAAGACTTTGCCGGGCTCGGTGGTGACAACGAATACATCAAAACCACGGCCAAGCTGGGTGCCGAAAAGCGTATCTTTAACGAGGAAGTGACCCTTCGTGCCACGCTCGAAGGCGGGGCGCTGGCGTGGAACAGCGGCACCAACCGTGCGGTTGACCGCTTCATCCTCGGCCCGTCGATCATGCGCGGCTTTGAGCCGGGCGGTATCGGCCCGCGTGACCAGAGCAACGGCGTAGATGACGCGCTTGGCGGCAACCTCTTTGCCGTGGCCCGTTTTGAGGCGGAGTTCCCGCTCGGCCTGCCCGAGGAATATGGCATCACTGGCGGTGTCTTCTATGACGTAGGCAACCTGTGGGATCTGAGCGATGTTGACACCACGGGCGGCACCATCGTCGGTGAAGGCGGCTCCTTCCGCCATGTGATCGGCTTCTCGGTCTTCTGGGACACGCCGCTTGGCCCGCTTCAGTTCAACGTCTCCGACGCGCTGAAGAAAGAGAGCTTTGACAAGGAACAGAGCTTTGAGGTCACGCTACGGACCACGTTCTAA
- the lpxB gene encoding lipid-A-disaccharide synthase — translation MKVFILAGEPSGDRLGGALMTGLKELCPEVTFDGIGGSMMMAQGLESRFDMDELSVMGLAEILPKYRALMARINETAQAVVETKPDVLITIDSPDFSLRVARKVKEKSNIRTVHYVAPTVWAWRPGRAEKMARSVDHVLALFPFEPPYMQAAGMACDFVGHPVVAEPVADDAAAAAFRAEHRLADAPLLLALPGSRRGEVTRLAPVFQQVVARLVEAEPALRVVVPAAAPVAALVKQVTRNWAGNPLVLDPRDMASEEFTATKRAAFRAADVALAASGTVSLELAAVNTPMVIAYDMNWISRQIIGRMLRVDTVTLVNLVSETRVVPEFIGANCRPGPIAEGVLQVLRAPGAQKDAMALTMQRLGQGGEAPGLRAARAVLARL, via the coding sequence GTGAAGGTGTTCATTCTGGCAGGCGAGCCTTCCGGTGACCGGTTGGGCGGTGCGCTCATGACGGGGCTGAAAGAGCTTTGTCCCGAGGTGACATTCGACGGCATCGGCGGGTCGATGATGATGGCTCAGGGGTTGGAAAGCCGGTTCGATATGGACGAGTTGAGCGTCATGGGACTGGCCGAGATCCTGCCAAAATACCGCGCGCTGATGGCCCGGATCAATGAGACGGCACAGGCTGTAGTTGAGACCAAGCCAGATGTGCTCATCACCATCGACAGCCCCGATTTTTCCCTGCGCGTGGCGCGTAAGGTGAAAGAGAAATCTAACATCAGAACAGTACATTACGTGGCCCCGACCGTCTGGGCATGGCGCCCCGGCCGGGCCGAAAAGATGGCGCGTTCGGTGGATCATGTGCTAGCGCTTTTCCCCTTCGAGCCGCCCTATATGCAAGCGGCGGGCATGGCCTGTGATTTTGTCGGTCACCCGGTGGTGGCCGAGCCTGTGGCCGATGACGCCGCCGCTGCGGCCTTCCGCGCCGAGCATCGTCTTGCGGATGCACCGCTGTTGCTGGCGTTGCCCGGCTCGCGCCGGGGCGAGGTCACCCGGCTGGCACCAGTGTTCCAGCAGGTTGTCGCGCGGCTGGTCGAGGCGGAGCCGGCCTTGCGCGTCGTGGTGCCAGCGGCGGCCCCCGTGGCGGCCTTGGTCAAACAGGTGACGCGCAATTGGGCAGGCAACCCGCTGGTGCTGGACCCGCGTGATATGGCGTCCGAAGAGTTCACCGCCACCAAACGCGCCGCCTTCCGCGCGGCGGATGTAGCGCTGGCGGCCTCGGGCACCGTGTCACTGGAGCTGGCTGCGGTGAACACGCCGATGGTCATCGCCTATGACATGAACTGGATCAGCCGCCAGATCATCGGGCGGATGCTGCGGGTGGATACGGTGACACTGGTTAACCTCGTCTCCGAAACCCGCGTGGTGCCGGAATTCATCGGTGCCAATTGCCGCCCCGGACCCATTGCCGAAGGCGTTTTGCAGGTGTTGCGGGCACCCGGCGCGCAAAAGGACGCGATGGCGTTGACGATGCAACGCTTGGGGCAGGGTGGTGAGGCGCCGGGCCTGCGGGCCGCGCGCGCGGTTTTGGCGCGGCTGTAG